From Heliomicrobium modesticaldum Ice1, a single genomic window includes:
- a CDS encoding shikimate kinase, whose protein sequence is MDQHQSGKEESCSHKKNVVLIGFMGTGKSTVGRRLAARLGCPFVDTDGEVEKVTGMTIAQIFDRYGEARFRSEERQMARKVAALEGVVVATGGGIVLNPENVAALRSSGVLIGLEATAEVIWSRVTRRNHRPLLQKDSSVDHLREMMAKRRPYYACADMTVDTSSLSVNEIVEVILTYLRGCSEERQDSRAAGDLGGEAR, encoded by the coding sequence ATGGACCAGCATCAGAGCGGCAAGGAAGAAAGCTGCAGCCACAAAAAGAATGTGGTCCTCATCGGTTTTATGGGAACGGGCAAGTCCACCGTAGGCCGTCGCCTGGCCGCCCGGCTGGGCTGCCCTTTCGTCGACACCGATGGGGAGGTGGAAAAGGTGACCGGGATGACCATCGCCCAGATCTTTGACCGGTACGGGGAGGCCCGCTTCCGTTCCGAGGAAAGGCAGATGGCCCGCAAAGTGGCTGCCCTGGAGGGGGTCGTCGTGGCGACGGGCGGTGGGATCGTGCTCAACCCTGAAAATGTGGCCGCCTTGCGATCCAGCGGCGTCCTTATCGGACTGGAGGCAACAGCAGAGGTGATCTGGTCGCGCGTGACCCGCCGCAACCACCGGCCCCTGTTACAGAAGGATAGCAGCGTCGACCATCTCCGCGAGATGATGGCGAAGCGCAGGCCCTATTACGCCTGCGCCGATATGACGGTGGACACGTCATCCCTGAGTGTCAACGAGATAGTCGAGGTTATCCTCACCTATCTGCGCGGCTGCAGTGAGGAACGGCAGGATTCCCGGGCGGCGGGAGACCTGGGAGGAGAGGCGCGATGA
- the aroB gene encoding 3-dehydroquinate synthase, translating into MMGARTAKDATPVTRLEVGLGDRAYPIDIGAGLLRQAGALLAERLQGKQILIVTNAAVNALWGEPLRCSLAEAGFSVTTKEIPDGEAHKRIETVAALYDACVEARLHRTSAVVALGGGIVGDVAGFLAATYMRGIDFIQVPTTLLSQVDSSVGGKVGVNHREGKNLIGAFYQPKRVIIDTDTLSTLPDREVRAGYGEVIKTALLGDGDLFAFLETSGSDVLRLDAGALRHVVAACCRTKAAVVEQDEREAGLRAILNLGHTFGHALETLTSYQTYRHGEAVAVGLIAACRLAASVLGLPDKVTARVARLVEAAGLPTWFPPFPADAWRKALALDKKNRDDAVTFVLPEGIGQCRVLADVPLTEALAVIEAMTKGRTK; encoded by the coding sequence ATGATGGGAGCAAGGACTGCAAAGGATGCGACGCCGGTCACCCGCCTGGAGGTGGGGCTGGGCGATCGCGCTTATCCCATCGACATCGGCGCCGGGTTGCTGAGGCAGGCAGGTGCCTTGCTCGCCGAACGCCTGCAGGGGAAGCAGATCCTGATCGTCACCAATGCGGCTGTCAACGCGCTTTGGGGGGAGCCGCTGCGCTGCTCCCTCGCCGAGGCCGGCTTCTCTGTCACCACAAAGGAGATCCCCGACGGGGAGGCCCACAAGCGCATCGAGACGGTCGCTGCCCTCTATGACGCCTGCGTCGAGGCTCGCTTACACCGCACGTCGGCTGTCGTCGCCCTTGGCGGCGGCATCGTGGGCGATGTGGCGGGGTTTTTGGCAGCTACCTACATGCGGGGCATCGACTTCATCCAGGTTCCGACGACGCTGCTCTCCCAGGTCGATTCGAGCGTTGGAGGCAAGGTGGGCGTCAACCACCGGGAAGGCAAAAACCTGATCGGCGCCTTTTATCAACCGAAGCGGGTGATCATCGACACAGACACCCTCTCCACCCTCCCGGACCGAGAGGTCCGCGCCGGTTACGGCGAGGTGATCAAGACGGCCCTGCTGGGGGATGGGGATCTGTTCGCTTTTCTCGAAACTTCCGGATCGGACGTATTGCGCCTCGATGCAGGCGCACTCCGCCATGTTGTCGCCGCCTGCTGCCGGACGAAGGCAGCCGTTGTCGAGCAGGACGAGAGGGAAGCAGGCCTTCGTGCCATCTTAAACCTCGGCCATACCTTCGGCCATGCCTTGGAGACCCTCACGTCTTACCAAACCTATCGCCACGGCGAAGCCGTAGCAGTCGGCCTGATCGCCGCCTGCCGATTGGCTGCGTCGGTCCTCGGGCTGCCCGATAAAGTGACGGCACGCGTCGCCCGCCTCGTCGAGGCGGCCGGTCTGCCCACGTGGTTCCCCCCCTTTCCGGCCGATGCTTGGCGCAAAGCCTTGGCGCTAGACAAGAAAAATCGTGACGATGCGGTCACCTTTGTCTTGCCCGAAGGGATCGGACAGTGCCGTGTGCTCGCTGATGTACCCCTTACAGAGGCGCTCGCGGTGATCGAAGCGATGACCAAGGGCAGGACGAAATGA
- a CDS encoding YqeG family HAD IIIA-type phosphatase codes for MKILKPARRVDAVPQVNVADLAAQGVQGVIIDLDNTLTEWNQNHLCPEIARWLEELERYGIKLCILSNNKKHRVQSFAEACGVPYISNARKPWRRGFRRAMNLLGTRPEQTVVIGDQIFTDVLGGNRSGLYTILVNPISRREFLGTRLVRQLERWVLRERSPRRGHKQLFRSKTKEGQP; via the coding sequence GTGAAAATACTGAAACCAGCCCGGCGGGTCGATGCCGTTCCTCAGGTGAATGTGGCTGACTTGGCCGCTCAAGGCGTCCAAGGCGTGATCATCGACCTGGATAACACCTTGACAGAGTGGAACCAGAACCATCTCTGTCCGGAGATCGCCCGTTGGTTGGAAGAACTCGAACGATATGGGATCAAGCTCTGCATTTTGTCGAACAACAAGAAACATCGCGTCCAATCCTTTGCCGAGGCCTGCGGGGTGCCTTATATCTCCAATGCCCGCAAACCGTGGCGTCGGGGATTCCGCCGCGCCATGAACCTTTTGGGGACAAGGCCGGAACAGACGGTCGTCATTGGCGATCAGATCTTCACCGATGTCCTCGGCGGAAACCGGTCCGGTCTTTACACGATCCTGGTCAACCCGATCAGCCGCCGAGAGTTTCTCGGCACACGGCTTGTCCGGCAGTTGGAACGTTGGGTGTTGCGCGAGCGGTCGCCTCGCCGCGGGCACAAGCAGCTTTTTCGTTCAAAAACAAAGGAGGGTCAGCCGTGA
- a CDS encoding type IV pilus twitching motility protein PilT, giving the protein MQIHDILMLATEKRASDVHITVGRPPLFRINGKLMPMQELGVPIDSPWLRPLMPPDTDALVRQVLNEKQLASFEQKGEVDLSYAVPAIGRFRVNAFRQRGSSAMVLRIIPLKPPSFHELGLPEVLATLARRPNGLVLVTGPTGSGKSTTLAAMIDLINTERAEHIITLEDPIEFLHRHNKSIVNQREIGIDSHSFAGALRAAMREDPDVILVGEMRDLETIATAITAAETGHLVMATLHTNDVAQTIDRIIDVFDVGQQAQIRIQLATVLQGVVCQQLLPRADGKGRVVAQEIMVCTTAIRNLIREGKTHQIATAIQTGGKLGMQTMFAAIKTLVTKGIVSREEAVKKVADPDALMRYMMDMY; this is encoded by the coding sequence ATGCAGATCCATGATATCCTGATGCTCGCCACGGAGAAAAGAGCCTCTGACGTGCATATCACAGTCGGCCGACCGCCCTTGTTCCGGATCAACGGCAAGTTGATGCCGATGCAGGAATTGGGCGTCCCCATCGACAGCCCGTGGCTGCGTCCGCTCATGCCGCCCGATACGGACGCCTTGGTGCGGCAGGTGCTCAACGAGAAGCAATTGGCCAGCTTTGAACAGAAGGGAGAGGTCGACCTCTCCTATGCGGTGCCTGCGATCGGGCGCTTTCGTGTCAACGCCTTTCGCCAGCGAGGCAGTTCCGCCATGGTGCTGCGGATCATCCCGCTGAAGCCGCCTTCCTTTCACGAACTTGGCTTGCCTGAGGTGTTGGCCACCTTGGCGCGCCGCCCCAACGGCCTGGTGCTGGTCACCGGACCCACCGGCAGCGGCAAGTCGACGACCCTGGCCGCTATGATCGACCTGATCAACACAGAACGGGCCGAGCATATCATCACCCTGGAGGATCCCATCGAGTTTCTACACCGCCACAACAAGAGCATCGTCAACCAGCGGGAGATCGGCATTGACTCGCATTCCTTTGCCGGCGCGCTGCGGGCGGCCATGCGGGAAGACCCTGACGTCATCCTTGTCGGCGAGATGCGCGACTTGGAGACGATCGCCACAGCCATCACGGCAGCGGAGACGGGCCATCTGGTCATGGCCACCTTGCACACGAACGATGTGGCCCAGACCATCGACCGGATCATCGATGTCTTCGATGTGGGACAGCAGGCCCAGATCCGCATTCAGCTCGCTACGGTCCTGCAAGGGGTCGTCTGCCAGCAACTGTTGCCGCGCGCCGACGGCAAAGGGCGCGTCGTCGCGCAGGAGATCATGGTCTGTACGACTGCCATCCGCAACCTGATCCGGGAGGGAAAGACCCACCAGATCGCCACGGCGATCCAGACCGGCGGCAAGCTGGGCATGCAGACCATGTTCGCAGCTATCAAAACCCTGGTCACCAAAGGGATCGTGTCGCGGGAGGAGGCGGTGAAGAAGGTCGCCGATCCCGATGCGCTGATGCGGTATATGATGGATATGTACTGA
- the aroE gene encoding shikimate dehydrogenase, producing MNRLVFGTAIDGHTQWVALLGYPVKHSFSPAMHNAAFERLGLNWRYSAHAVKPEDLGKAVAGLAALGYRGANVTVPHKEQVVSLLDRVDPSAKRLGAVNTIVMAGDGKTVGYNTDGIGFLHGLRQDGFAVAGAAALLLGSGGAARAVAFALLDGGVRSLVVVNRTPEKAEALLDALRRSGAAEGAALRAGRWEEAFLRECAKEVDLVVNATASGMGKGEGSIAYPLSPKRWLSPGPFVCDLVYHPPETELLSVARSLGCRCQNGLPMLLHQGAAAFALWTGQEPPLTVMAEALRQANGG from the coding sequence ATGAATCGTCTCGTCTTTGGAACTGCCATCGACGGTCATACACAGTGGGTGGCGCTGCTGGGGTACCCGGTGAAACACTCCTTTTCACCGGCGATGCACAACGCCGCCTTCGAACGACTGGGGCTCAACTGGCGATACAGTGCCCATGCAGTCAAACCGGAAGATCTGGGAAAAGCCGTGGCGGGGCTGGCGGCGCTCGGCTATCGGGGCGCCAATGTGACCGTTCCCCATAAGGAGCAGGTGGTGAGCCTGCTCGATCGTGTCGATCCCTCAGCGAAACGGTTGGGAGCCGTCAACACCATCGTCATGGCTGGCGATGGCAAGACGGTCGGGTACAATACAGACGGTATCGGCTTTCTGCACGGGTTGCGGCAGGATGGCTTCGCCGTTGCCGGGGCAGCGGCCTTGCTGCTGGGTTCCGGCGGCGCGGCCCGGGCCGTGGCCTTTGCCTTGCTCGACGGGGGTGTGCGCTCCCTCGTCGTGGTGAATCGAACACCGGAAAAGGCGGAAGCCTTATTAGACGCCTTGCGCCGGTCGGGAGCCGCCGAAGGGGCAGCCCTGCGCGCCGGCCGATGGGAAGAGGCGTTCCTTCGCGAGTGCGCCAAAGAGGTTGACCTCGTCGTTAACGCCACCGCATCGGGGATGGGAAAGGGAGAGGGCAGCATCGCCTATCCCCTATCGCCGAAACGGTGGCTCTCTCCCGGTCCCTTTGTCTGTGATCTCGTCTATCACCCGCCGGAGACGGAACTGCTGTCGGTCGCCCGCTCCTTAGGCTGCCGCTGCCAGAACGGTCTGCCTATGCTGCTCCACCAGGGGGCGGCCGCCTTCGCCCTCTGGACCGGTCAGGAGCCGCCGCTGACTGTGATGGCGGAAGCGCTAAGGCAGGCGAATGGGGGATGA
- the pyrF gene encoding orotidine-5'-phosphate decarboxylase, whose amino-acid sequence MEAKDRLIVALDVDTRDEAISIVNAVGEHCGLFKVGMQLHNSAGFAVTEEILSMGFPVFLDLKFHDIPNTVGKAATVVSRRGVKMFTVHAAGGREMLRQAVKGAREGQGERRSGGPLVLAITVLTSVSQAVLHDEVGLPGSVEENVVRFARLAQAAGVQGVVASPQEIRPIRAACGDDFVIVTPGVRPLWAGTDDQARIMTPAKAMEAGATYLVVGRPITAAPSRAEAAKRIVEEMAEGLARR is encoded by the coding sequence TTGGAAGCAAAAGACAGGCTGATCGTGGCGTTAGATGTAGATACCCGTGATGAGGCAATTTCTATTGTCAATGCTGTCGGGGAGCACTGCGGTCTTTTCAAGGTGGGCATGCAGTTGCATAACAGCGCTGGTTTTGCCGTTACGGAAGAGATCCTGTCTATGGGCTTTCCTGTTTTTCTAGACTTGAAGTTTCACGATATCCCTAACACCGTCGGCAAGGCGGCAACGGTCGTCAGCCGGCGAGGTGTCAAGATGTTCACCGTTCATGCCGCAGGCGGCCGGGAGATGTTGAGGCAGGCCGTCAAGGGAGCGCGAGAAGGCCAGGGGGAGCGGAGGAGTGGGGGACCGCTCGTTCTGGCCATCACTGTCCTCACGTCCGTGTCTCAGGCGGTGTTGCACGATGAGGTGGGTCTTCCGGGAAGTGTAGAGGAAAATGTGGTGCGTTTTGCCCGCCTTGCCCAGGCGGCAGGGGTGCAGGGTGTCGTCGCGTCGCCGCAGGAAATCAGGCCGATCCGCGCGGCTTGCGGCGATGATTTCGTCATCGTCACACCGGGCGTTCGTCCTTTGTGGGCGGGAACGGACGATCAGGCGCGGATCATGACGCCGGCGAAAGCCATGGAAGCCGGGGCAACCTATCTTGTTGTGGGTCGCCCGATCACGGCCGCGCCAAGTCGTGCTGAGGCGGCCAAGCGGATCGTCGAAGAAATGGCCGAGGGGCTGGCTAGGCGATAG
- a CDS encoding type II secretion system F family protein produces the protein MASYRFRARNKQGALREGVLQEESEKAVAMTLREQGWFVIEVRPERGLSAKGQSSAAGAVGGSFALFRRSVPAKDLAVFCRQLSTLVNAGVAIHSALSILIQQSRNAALRQALIDLSGDLQRGFTLSQAVGRHPKVFPEVFVHMIEAGELGGVLEEVLQRLAGHFEKDNETRNKVKAALTYPAVVLLIGMAAVAFLLGFVIPRFAGVLGELGAELPALTKQMLELAELVKAYWWTSFIAAFLGFYGFRQLLKTPEIRLLVDTYVLKVPVFGDMLLKVSVARFSRTLGTLIRSGVPMLQALEVVEKTAGNMAVSKGVMGTRESIRKGQGLAEPLQKTGIFPPMVVQMVAVGEETGALDTMLEKVSDYYEMEVDGVVTRLSTIIEPMMLVFLGGLVALMVLAMLLPIFDVIGSVGGR, from the coding sequence ATGGCCTCATATCGGTTTAGAGCCCGCAACAAGCAGGGGGCGCTGCGGGAGGGAGTGCTACAGGAGGAATCGGAAAAAGCGGTCGCCATGACCTTGCGGGAGCAGGGATGGTTTGTCATCGAGGTGAGGCCTGAAAGAGGCCTTTCGGCAAAAGGGCAGTCGTCAGCCGCCGGTGCTGTCGGGGGATCCTTCGCCCTCTTCCGAAGATCAGTGCCTGCCAAAGATCTGGCTGTCTTCTGCCGCCAGTTGTCGACACTGGTCAATGCCGGTGTGGCCATCCACAGCGCCCTGTCGATCCTCATCCAGCAGTCCCGGAATGCCGCCTTGCGCCAAGCGTTGATCGACCTGTCCGGCGACCTGCAACGCGGCTTTACCCTTTCCCAGGCGGTCGGGCGGCATCCTAAGGTTTTCCCTGAGGTATTCGTCCACATGATCGAAGCAGGCGAATTGGGCGGCGTTCTTGAAGAGGTCTTGCAGCGCCTGGCCGGTCACTTTGAAAAAGACAATGAGACGAGAAACAAAGTCAAAGCAGCCTTGACCTACCCAGCAGTTGTCTTGCTGATCGGCATGGCCGCCGTCGCCTTTTTGCTGGGCTTTGTGATCCCCCGTTTTGCCGGTGTGCTCGGGGAACTGGGCGCTGAACTGCCTGCTTTGACTAAGCAGATGCTCGAACTGGCCGAACTGGTAAAAGCCTACTGGTGGACGTCTTTTATTGCCGCCTTTTTGGGCTTTTATGGTTTTCGCCAACTGCTGAAGACGCCGGAAATCCGCTTGCTTGTCGATACTTATGTGCTCAAGGTTCCTGTCTTCGGTGACATGCTGCTCAAGGTGTCTGTAGCCCGCTTCAGCCGCACCTTAGGTACCTTGATCCGCAGCGGCGTCCCCATGCTGCAGGCATTGGAGGTCGTCGAGAAAACAGCCGGCAATATGGCCGTATCCAAGGGGGTGATGGGTACCCGGGAGAGCATTCGCAAGGGCCAGGGGCTGGCAGAACCATTGCAGAAGACGGGCATCTTTCCGCCGATGGTCGTACAGATGGTGGCTGTCGGCGAAGAGACAGGGGCACTGGATACCATGCTGGAGAAGGTCTCCGACTACTATGAGATGGAAGTCGACGGGGTTGTGACGCGCCTTTCGACTATCATCGAGCCGATGATGCTCGTCTTTTTGGGCGGCCTGGTGGCTTTGATGGTCTTGGCCATGCTCCTGCCGATCTTTGATGTCATCGGCAGCGTCGGCGGAAGGTAA
- a CDS encoding GspE/PulE family protein, which produces MASTNRRKLGDLLLEYNLITDEQLQQALAEQKKRGERLGQTLVRLGFVTRQMINEVLEFQLGIPTISLLQYPLHPEVFKLLPESLCRRHKCLPVKRSGNRLTVAMVDPLNLPALDDIKMTTNLEIDAAIVAEDELEQVFEKIYGLNEEQEADIKRLEVEANRAEEERSIIDLGELERMTAVGDAPIIRVVNTILQQAAKEGASDIHLEPQEGGVRVRYRADGILRHVLTLPKAAHPALLSRIKLLAKMNIAEKRLPQDGRIQTKLGDKMIDMRVSTLPAIHGEKCVIRLLDKSNVRFDLRQLGFRDEVLRAYEKIVRNPYGMILITGPTGSGKTTTLYASIHELNTPEKNIVTVEDPVEYVLDGVNQVQVNMRAGLDFASGLRSILRQDPDVILVGEIRDRETAEIGVRAATTGHLVFSTLHTNDAAGSVNRLVDMGVEPFLVASSLVGVVAQRLVRRVCANCKRPYTPERGSPERIYLGVADDAPLTLFRGRGCVACNHTGYKGRLAIHEVLTVTAAQRKLILERASADAITAQAICDGMIPIRQDGMSKVLQGLTTVQEILRVADVNE; this is translated from the coding sequence ATGGCGTCGACCAATCGGCGGAAGTTAGGAGATCTTTTACTGGAGTACAACCTCATTACGGACGAGCAACTCCAGCAGGCGTTAGCGGAGCAGAAAAAAAGGGGGGAACGGCTGGGGCAGACGCTTGTCCGTCTTGGCTTTGTGACCCGGCAGATGATCAACGAGGTGTTGGAATTCCAGCTGGGGATTCCCACGATATCACTGCTTCAGTACCCGCTCCACCCTGAGGTGTTCAAGCTGCTTCCGGAAAGCCTCTGCCGCCGGCACAAGTGCCTCCCGGTGAAGCGATCGGGCAACCGACTGACGGTGGCCATGGTCGATCCTTTGAACCTGCCCGCCTTGGACGACATCAAGATGACGACGAACCTGGAGATCGACGCGGCGATCGTAGCAGAAGACGAGCTTGAACAGGTCTTCGAAAAGATCTACGGATTGAATGAGGAACAGGAGGCGGACATCAAGCGGTTGGAAGTGGAGGCCAACCGTGCGGAGGAGGAAAGGTCGATCATCGACCTAGGAGAACTGGAACGGATGACCGCTGTCGGCGACGCGCCCATCATCCGGGTGGTCAACACGATCCTGCAGCAGGCTGCCAAGGAAGGCGCCAGCGATATTCACCTGGAACCTCAGGAGGGAGGGGTCCGGGTCCGTTACCGCGCTGACGGCATCCTCCGCCATGTGCTCACACTGCCCAAGGCTGCTCATCCGGCACTGCTGTCCCGGATCAAGCTGTTGGCGAAGATGAACATCGCCGAAAAGCGGCTCCCCCAGGACGGGCGAATCCAGACGAAGCTGGGCGACAAGATGATCGATATGCGCGTATCCACCCTGCCGGCCATCCACGGCGAAAAATGCGTCATCCGTCTCTTGGACAAGAGCAACGTGCGCTTCGATCTGCGCCAGCTCGGTTTCCGAGATGAGGTGCTCAGGGCTTATGAAAAGATTGTCCGCAATCCCTATGGCATGATCCTCATCACGGGACCGACCGGATCGGGCAAAACGACCACCCTCTACGCCTCGATCCATGAGCTCAACACGCCGGAAAAAAACATTGTGACCGTCGAGGACCCTGTCGAGTATGTGCTGGACGGCGTCAACCAGGTGCAGGTGAACATGCGGGCCGGCCTTGACTTCGCCAGCGGCCTTCGCTCGATCCTCCGTCAGGATCCTGACGTCATCCTGGTCGGGGAAATCCGTGACCGGGAAACAGCCGAGATCGGTGTCCGGGCGGCGACGACCGGTCACCTCGTCTTTTCTACGTTACATACCAATGATGCGGCCGGCTCTGTCAACCGACTCGTCGACATGGGGGTCGAACCCTTTTTGGTGGCCTCTTCCCTCGTCGGGGTCGTGGCGCAGCGTCTGGTGCGGCGTGTCTGTGCCAACTGCAAGCGGCCGTACACGCCGGAACGGGGCTCGCCGGAACGGATCTACCTGGGGGTTGCCGATGATGCGCCCTTGACCCTCTTTCGGGGGCGCGGCTGTGTCGCCTGCAACCATACAGGCTACAAAGGACGGTTGGCCATTCACGAGGTGCTGACGGTCACGGCGGCCCAGCGCAAGCTGATCCTGGAGCGGGCTTCTGCTGACGCCATCACCGCCCAGGCCATCTGCGATGGCATGATCCCCATCCGTCAGGATGGCATGAGCAAGGTCTTGCAGGGACTGACGACCGTACAGGAGATCCTGCGCGTGGCTGATGTCAACGAATAA
- the aroC gene encoding chorismate synthase: MAALRYLTAGESHGPALTVIVEGMVAGLPLKAEDLDEQLARRQKGHGRGGRMAIEKDRAAILSGIRGGKTLGSPICLQIENRDWKNWSTIMAAGAEADLMGRRVTQPRPGHADLAGAIKYAQRDIRNILERSSARETAARVAAGAVARRFLAELGIGVCSHVTAIGDAAAVGGIIDRTESDWVRLAAQAEQSTVRCADSALEQAMISAIDRAKSAGDSLGGVIELAVLGLPVGVGSHVQSDRRLDGRIAGAMMAIPAIKGVEIGLGFAAALRPGSQVHDEIGYDRESGYGRRTNRAGGIEGGISNGAPVVVRIAMKPIPTLYQPLMTVDIDSRQPVAASVERSDTCAVPAAAVVAEAVLALVVADSLLETTGGDTLAQVRERVAAMREQALRF; this comes from the coding sequence ATGGCGGCGTTACGGTATTTGACGGCTGGCGAATCGCACGGGCCGGCGTTGACGGTGATTGTGGAAGGCATGGTGGCCGGGCTTCCGCTCAAAGCGGAAGACCTTGATGAGCAGTTGGCCCGCCGACAGAAAGGCCACGGCCGGGGCGGCCGCATGGCCATTGAAAAGGATCGAGCGGCGATCCTCTCGGGGATTCGGGGCGGCAAGACCTTGGGAAGCCCGATCTGCCTGCAGATCGAAAACCGGGACTGGAAGAACTGGTCTACGATCATGGCCGCCGGGGCGGAGGCAGACCTGATGGGACGGCGCGTGACCCAGCCGCGGCCCGGCCATGCCGACCTGGCCGGCGCGATCAAATATGCGCAACGGGACATCCGCAATATACTCGAACGTTCAAGCGCCCGCGAAACGGCGGCCCGCGTCGCCGCCGGCGCCGTAGCGCGTCGGTTCTTGGCTGAACTGGGGATCGGGGTCTGTTCCCACGTGACAGCCATCGGAGATGCGGCGGCTGTCGGCGGGATCATCGATCGGACGGAGAGCGACTGGGTCCGCCTGGCCGCTCAGGCTGAGCAGTCAACGGTCCGCTGCGCCGATAGCGCCCTGGAACAGGCGATGATCAGCGCCATCGACCGGGCGAAATCAGCCGGCGACAGCCTGGGCGGTGTGATTGAACTGGCGGTGCTTGGCCTGCCGGTAGGCGTGGGCAGCCATGTGCAGAGCGACCGCCGTCTCGACGGGCGCATCGCCGGCGCGATGATGGCCATTCCGGCCATCAAGGGCGTCGAAATCGGACTTGGCTTTGCCGCAGCCCTCCGTCCGGGTTCACAGGTCCATGACGAGATCGGCTATGATCGGGAGAGCGGCTACGGCCGCCGCACGAACCGCGCCGGCGGGATCGAGGGCGGGATCAGCAATGGCGCCCCTGTCGTCGTCCGCATCGCCATGAAGCCGATCCCAACCCTTTATCAACCCTTGATGACGGTCGATATCGACAGCCGCCAACCGGTGGCGGCGTCGGTGGAGCGTTCCGACACTTGCGCCGTTCCGGCGGCCGCTGTCGTCGCCGAGGCCGTGCTGGCCCTCGTGGTTGCCGACAGCCTGCTGGAAACGACAGGCGGCGATACGCTGGCGCAAGTAAGGGAGCGCGTCGCCGCCATGCGGGAACAGGCGCTGCGTTTTTGA
- a CDS encoding prepilin-type N-terminal cleavage/methylation domain-containing protein, with the protein MKDQSGQSGLTVIEIIIAMTIILLGMLPVFKLYDVLMTQGALQKQRGIAIQIASEIMEQEKKSYLVKHTYGGPFPKSIRTTQDRDGISYSIDLTYDSIEDSTKTQLLHVTVVVTWPRGEYDLTTYFTSR; encoded by the coding sequence TTGAAAGATCAGAGCGGACAATCCGGATTGACTGTTATAGAAATAATCATCGCCATGACGATAATACTTCTGGGGATGTTGCCTGTGTTCAAGCTGTACGACGTTCTTATGACACAGGGAGCGCTGCAGAAACAACGTGGAATCGCCATTCAGATAGCTTCGGAGATAATGGAACAAGAGAAAAAAAGCTATCTCGTAAAACACACATACGGAGGTCCGTTCCCCAAATCTATTCGCACCACCCAAGATCGAGACGGCATTTCCTATTCCATAGATCTAACGTACGATTCTATCGAAGACAGTACTAAAACCCAGTTGCTTCACGTTACCGTAGTGGTAACCTGGCCCCGAGGGGAGTACGATTTAACAACCTATTTTACGTCAAGGTGA
- the pyrE gene encoding orotate phosphoribosyltransferase gives MVGQDGLNECVVLSQDQVLDIFRNSEALLEGHFRLTSGRHSNRYVQCAQVLQHPPYTERLSRHLAALLRKGVGLPDVVIGPAMGGILVAYEVGRALGVRAIFTEREKGLMTLRRNFVVRPGETVVVCEDVVTTGGSVREVIDVATAAGGRVAAVAALVDRSNGQVDFGVPFFAALSMEVLSWPPEECPLCKEGTPAIKPGSRT, from the coding sequence ATGGTAGGACAAGACGGTTTGAATGAATGTGTCGTATTGAGCCAAGATCAGGTTCTGGATATCTTTCGCAACAGCGAGGCGCTGCTGGAAGGCCATTTCCGTCTCACCTCCGGCCGCCACAGCAACCGTTATGTCCAATGTGCCCAAGTTCTGCAACATCCCCCATATACAGAACGGCTGTCGCGCCACCTGGCTGCCTTGCTCCGCAAAGGTGTCGGCCTTCCCGACGTGGTGATCGGACCGGCCATGGGCGGGATCTTGGTCGCTTATGAGGTCGGACGAGCGCTGGGAGTTCGCGCCATCTTCACGGAGCGCGAGAAGGGGCTCATGACCTTGCGGCGGAACTTCGTCGTCCGGCCGGGCGAGACAGTCGTTGTCTGTGAGGATGTGGTGACAACGGGCGGATCTGTTCGCGAGGTCATCGACGTGGCGACGGCGGCCGGTGGGCGTGTGGCGGCTGTGGCCGCGCTGGTGGACCGGTCCAACGGGCAGGTGGACTTTGGCGTTCCCTTCTTTGCCGCCCTCTCGATGGAGGTGCTTTCTTGGCCGCCTGAGGAGTGTCCATTGTGCAAGGAAGGCACACCGGCCATTAAACCGGGAAGCCGGACCTGA